The region GGACCAGTGAAGAAATGGATGATGAGGATCATAAAAAGACTATGTCTAATAAGGAAGCTCAGGAAACAGATGTGGGCGTGTACGTGAGCATGACCAGAAGTATGTGTCACTTAAGAGATCCAGACAGGTGAGATGAGTTGGTGCCCCACTGGTGTCTGTGCTCTCTGTTCTGAGTGAGAGCAGGAGGGAGGCTGTAAGCGATACCCTTGTCTGTTCCCTACTTGCCCCACTCGGAGGCCGCTCCACCCAGGCCAGCCCAGGAGAGAGTGGGGGTCCCCTGGGAACTGGACAGGAGCGGTAAAGGGAGGGGGGCGTAGCGCAATACGAAGGCCAGGCTTTCAGCCTTTCTGAAAAGAAGCGGAATCAAATACAAGCAAAATCTCCCTCAATATACTGTATCCTTCACCTGAGTAGGGCAACTAGATGAAAGGAGAGCTGTGAGGGCAACTGTACAATGGGCCCAGGAAGGACAAGAGAGGGGATCAGAGAAGAAAGCAGAGATGCAGTTAACCATAACCACCTCTTCATGTTAACTGCATATTTATAATAGTGACTGCAGATATCAGTGGCTGGTACTCATTTCacgtttcaattttttttttttaatctttcataCAACTTCTGTGAAACTGAGGTTAGTTTTGTAACTTGGTGTTGTAGATGGACTTCCTTAAATTGGCTGGGAGCCATTTTGAAAAGTGGCCATTTCTCTGTATGTGCTGCAAGACCAATGTTGTATaataaattaagtaaattattttattttgcaccaataataaaatgtaaggtttgtgttttttagataCAAAAAAGGTAGCCCAGTTCTGAGCACTACTTAACTTGCTTTACTGATCAAGATTAATCCCTTCTGATTGAAAATATAGTGCTGTCTGATTCTGGAGGCATGAACATCCAGCTCGATCATGAATGATGCTACACTATTAAGACTACAGGAAATCTTAATAGATTTGCATGCACTGTAAGCAACCATCCCCATGAGGAGTAGTGCCACAACATCTTTTccaacaataaaatgtcttaaacattaATGCTCTGACTTTTATTGTTCAATTTATGTGGCTAACACACCTTTGTTCACCATCTCAGCTGCCATCGCTAAACTATAACCATAGGTAGactgcaattctaaaacagcacaaaaactCGATATCATTGTTCACAACTGGTCTTTCTGTTCGCcaactgaatgaatgaaagaaatgtaTCTTTAGAAATCAAACTCAATGGGACAAAACTCAGATGGAGCATGTAGAGAGGAATTGAGCAGAATTGCTTAGGTCAAGTTAAATTAAAcctaaaaacattgtttaaacttttttggATTCATGTTAGgctttcagatttcttttgcaGGAAAATGGCCAAAACTAACGTCACATTGCCAAATAACCTAGTTTAATTGCAAAAGTTCTCCAAATACATTAGATTGTGGGGATGCCTGTTGATCACAACTTACTTTAGGCAGGGGAgcaactacatactttctgaggCGTGCGAACATGTCATCGGCATCCCTCTCCCCACTAtgacataaacttgtacaactcatctttaattaaagtttcaataataataaatgtacatatatgtggataaattgctgcctacagggcaattaaaaaagaatggaacaaaaaacagggcaatatttcatcatttaatatataagtgagccaaagagccacttctgtTAGTCTGTGTCTAGAACTGCCTAcgggctgcaggtctgaggcattttgttagcatgttttctatcattcttatagcttgataggaagcctgatccaaactgtccacccacattaataaaatggtgaaataagattgaccacaaaacactgtatttataaaagatattaacatttttcctacacaatcctaacgtttttaatgttgaaaaataagtggtttctcttcacaatacttattaatttatttattaatctatttgtatgatttgttctttaaattgccattcatattatttttcggtctcaggaaataactgagggatgaagagactgatgtctggttctttaggttctgacgggtctgcggttcctctcctgacccattctgtctgatatcaaacaacCCACCGTGCGCCCTGAATATCGccgacacatttttttaaaatgccccTATTAAACTTCACTGTAATTGTTTAGCCTGGAATGTGTGTCTTCCCACTCGcgtctgtatttttgccagaggttttgTTTCTAAGGACGGTGTAGCATCgggcagacattttaaaaagacgcgggttgatagcGGCTCACCGCGGCTGCGTAGTGTCCGTCTCTAAGCAACCGTGACAACAGGGTCAGTACGTGGGGGTGGGGGAAGGGGTCCCATTTAGGTCCCGCAAagacaatttagctgacctttaatatttcccgtgttttgttttggtcattattattacaataactgttgagatgtgtgtgataggtgtgtctatcagacatttatagcaataCGGAATAAATCGCGTCCCGTATTGGTTCAACACAGGGCGGATacaacaacaaccacctgtcattttaggctagcttaagctaacttgaatatttacaactcttcttgatacactgacattacttacctactgtctttcaaccactttgaaaagcttttcttcgtctctccagcATCTTTATCCCTccccctcttttgtttttttctgttttgtgccccggagtttttttttctgccgcccatctttagctccctgttgtggAGTGCATTactacggagccctctaggggacatggggaattttttttctcctagggggctccgtacattactacaattcaaatttaaaagaaaaaaaaaaaaatcaggaacgCGTGCCCAAGCTACCTGTATGCGAGGGGAGAGCGGCTGGCAGGATGGGAAGGGCgtctaatcagtgctgttcctctgttattgatcatttcatacacaaacagttgttaagtacataaaatactgactagaaaaaaaaaaattccccacatcgtttttgcgccccctctagtgcagcgcccctatgcgttgcatacagtgcatacccactttttgcgccactgaCTTTAGGGCAGGGTGCTCAATACGTCAACCGCGATGACCGGTCGATCGGAAGGTTTTGAGACGATCTCGGCAGTAAGGTGACAAACGCTGCTAAGACGCTGAGACCagcacttcctcttctgacaggcgtatcaaaatattcactaagatcctaaacgtttgtaagcttcattaaagaataatattaaataaataaaaaaatcagcaaaacgtgttaaaatgaatcatttcagtaattattgttCAACAAGGTGTTACGCAATTCAGTGCGTTTCGATTccattaacaaaacaaaaaaggcgactcaaagaccgactgactagcagagcaggagtttaaattagCTACTCAGCCACAGCTGTGTTCATGTTTTCCACACCATCACAAATAGCTaaccaaaatacatttttgttattaGTAAATGTTCATTATAGCTATACCAgtaatttacttattttaccCAAACCAGTTTGGTTACAGGTTGAGAGAAGTAACTTGAAACTGGTTACTCAACAGTGATGCATGGCTTCGTATTCTTCCACAACCACTTGTTACTGTACACATGATTCTGGAAGCAGTCTAGGTTACAAGTGCAGACCATGACCGGTATCAAGTGAACAAGTTGATTTTTGAGTAGTGGAgtgcaacaaacaaacaaccatGTGTCTGAGAACATTCATGCTCATAAATCCACTGAAAAAATATACTACAGTTTCCCCCTCTTATCTGCTCCAAAACATCTCACACTTTAACCTATactatattatatatatatctatatatagatagatatatagatctatctatatatctatctatagatagatatatacactgcctggccaaaaaaaaggtcgccaccaaaaaatggtcacactctctaatattttgttggaccgcctttagctttgattacagcccgcattcgctgtggcattgtttcaataagcttctgcagtgtcacaagatttatttccatccagtgttgcattaatctttcaccaagatcttgtattgatgatgggagagtctgaccactgcgcaaagccttctccagcacatcccaaagattctcaatggggttaaggtctggactctgtggtggccaatccatgtgtgaaaaagatgtctcatgctccctgaaccactctttcacaatgtgagcccgatgaatcctggcattgtcatcttggaatatgcccgttccatttgggaagacaaaatccattgatggaataacctggtcattcagtatattcaggtagtcagctgacattctttgggcacacaatgttgctgaacctagacctgaccaactgcagcaaccccagatcatagcactgcccccacaggcttgtacagtaggcactaggcatgatgggtgcatcacttcacctgcctctcttcttaccctgatgcgcccatcactctggaacagggtaaatctggactcatcagaccacatgaccctcttccattcctccagagtccaatctttatgctccctagcaaactgaagcctttttttctggttagccttactgattagaggttttcttacggctacacagctgttcaatcccaaccccttgagttcccttcgcattgtgcgtgtggaaatgcttctgcgttcacaattaaacatactcctgagttctgctgttgtttttcttcaatttgaTTTGACCAATCAGATTAAGTAATcaccgatcacgatcattcaggatttttttccgaccacatttcttcctggaagacgatggttccccaccatccttccagtttttaaagatgcgttggacagttcttaacccaattctagtagtttctgcaatctccttagatgttttctctgcttgatgcatgccaatttgacccttcttaaacagactaacgtcttttccacgaccacaggatgtgtcttttgccatggttgtttaagaaatgaggagttactcattgcatcagctggggttaaataacttgttgccagctgaaagataatcgcctatgcagtacttatccaataggaggcttgtacctatttgcttagttaaatccaggtggcgactttttttttggccaggcagtgtatatctatctatctatctatctatctatctatctatctatctatatatatatatatatatatatatataaaattttcttttatatatatatgaaagaaaaaaaacagaaaattgccCAGAGCAAAATCACTTCCAATGCTTCCAGAGGTTTCTTTTTATGTGTGCACGGCTTGTCTGGGTGAACGTCTTTGCTCTGAATGACTGACTAGTCTGCAAGTTCTCTGCAATCTGAGCCCAAGGGAAGTCATAATGTGTCAAAGGGTGTCAAATCCTTGCAGATGAATTGTTTCCTGCCCTAATACAAGCCTCTGAAGTGTTTTCCTATTCTGGACAATGtaagaaaatgtgatgaaactaaaagaaaaagataaaccCAGGAAATGGAAAATCAATCTACAAGTTGAGCATTTGAAAATAGAGAAGACAAAATTACAAGATGCTTAAAACAGTGGGTGGGACAGTAGTAAGtcaaatgtcacaaaataattcaggaaatgttttaaaacatatcTATGATACATTCTTTTAAACACCTAAACGCACAAGCTTGAATTAAACAACCAATTAAAGCAGAATCACACATGCGAAAAGATACCTGCACAAGCATCAAAGCTTTAcattgtaaaacatgcaaatctGCTATACACACttctttttcacacacacactcaaacagAAACTCACAAAAAGCCATGTAACTGATTCCACAGGAGCAATGAGGACTGTGGATAATTGGTAGCACTATTGTGCTGCCCTTCAATAGGATGGTTACCCAAGAAGCCTCATGTTCATGTTCATGTACATTTGCTTTGAAGGTGGTGGACACAAAGCGCTGAACCCTGCCCAGAACAAAGCCCTGGGAGACCCTGCTTCACCCATAGATGTCTTTCAGGAAACGGACTCCGCAGATAAATGATCTTCTTCCTTGTTACAGTGTGTATTCTTTGTGCAACTCTGTCGGTGTGTTTACGTGTAGGTGGAGACGAAAAAAGGGATGGGCAGTGTGTTATTTTGATCACAGGATGTGTTTTGTCAAAATAGTTTAACACGTCTTTTAcgatgatgtaaagctcttgGCTATGGAAGTCTTtcaagaataaaagaacaaggTTTGTGCCTGTGCaatatttttctctgtatttgaATGATTACAAAGGAATGGTTATTTTTTCAGtattaattaaaacataattgcCTACATGTTGAATTTGTATAGTTTTTAGACAGTTCTTAATTGATTTTCCAATAATGCCTTCttagagtttgcatgttctccttgtgcatgTATGGGTTCTCCCTGGGTACTCCAGGTTCcccccacagtccaaaaacatgactgttaagTTAACTGGTTTTTGTTAATTCTCATTAgggatgagtgtgtgtgtgcatggttgcttgtcctgtctgtctctgcgTTGTCCTGCGATGGATTTCCTGACCTGTCCAAGGTGTATCCTACCTCTCACCCAATGACTGATGGAGACaagcaccagcacccctcacgAATCTGCAAGGACCAGCATGTTAGATAATAGATTAATGGACTTCCAGGTGAAAAGTTAGAAAATGAACATAATatctttattttgcagtttagataacctttcaaaagtattcatagccATTGAGTGTTGGTCTGATCTTTGAGAATCTAATCTAGAACGTAAACATGCATTGATGtaaaccatttcattgtagCTCTGCCTGTATGTGTAGGGTTGTTGTCCTGTCAGGAAGTGAACCACTatcccagtctcaagtcttttggaGTATTTAACAGGTTTTATTTGGTATTGTAGTCCAGTATTTTGATCCATTCATATTCCCATTAACGTTACTCAACTTGCTTATGCCTCTTGAAGCAAAGCATTCTAAAGGCATGATGTcgccaccatcatgtttcactGTCTGGGGATAATATATTTAAGGTTACAATGTTTATCTTGCAGCACATATAGCATTTTCCACTTAGGGCAAAAAGTTAATGAGCTCATTtcagaatttgaaaatattttctttgacatGTTTGCATTGTCCCAACAGGATTTCGCCCGACGAATACAACTTTAGCTTTCTCCCTCTTAGTCTTCAATAAAGGCCAGAGTATACTACTACTATgtgtcctgtcaacagattatTGCAACTGACCTGTGATCTTTGCAACTTAATGCCAAGTTTCTTACTGATCTGCATGTCGATGAATGAATGTGTGCATGTTAGGGAAGGCAAATGGGTAAATCCGGCAATAGCTTAAAGCATTATGAGTGGCTAGCATGACTGCAAAGGTACTACATAAATTCAGTCCACTTAGCATTTACTAATTCAGTGACTTCTAAAAGTGATTGGCTGAATTGGATTTCTGGTTATAAGACAAGCATGGCTGAACCAAGAGGCActtaacactttttttaaattatttttgatctataaatctTTGTAGACATtaaactactttttttgttaatctttCACATAAATCCCAATAACTCTTATTAAAGTGTATAGTTATAATTTCACAAAgtgtaataatatttttaagggGTCTGAAACTTTAAGAGGCAGCTTATCGTTCAAAGTTTTGCATCTGTTATGTTGTTTGGTCATAAacactattttcttttggtaaACGTTAACCTGTAAGGTTGGAAATTGCTTCATTTACTTGAGCATTGCACAGCTATGGGGAAATGCATGCTCATCAGTGAGTGAGATATTCCAAGACTACCCTGGTGTGtactttaattttttgtaatcTTAGGTTCCCATCCTCATCACCTCACCCAAAACAGAATACAATATCACTGAGATACACTTATTGAAATGtacattaaaatagtttttgaagaaaaatgggTTATTAATTGTGCAGGCTGGCctgaacaaaatatgttttacttatTCCTTTGTGTTTATActcatctaaaatatttctctatGGACTGTAGCAGTACAGGCAGTgtgatttgaaaatatttcttggtTTTAAGTGCAATGTATAAGCAGCGCTTTTTCAAGGCTTTGCTAAATGTACCTGATTCAATACGAttcaatgattttttaaaaagtttatgaCATCAATGTTTATGATTTATCAATATgtagattattaaaaaagaagattGATCCTATGCTGTCATCAGCTAAATTTAACTAACACCAGAATATGTTTTCATTGAACCACAATACACATTTGGCTTTTATTGTTTACAAGTGCTCACGcgactgtttttcttttctatttagGTAACTAGTGTTTATTTAGCTTTTGCAGGACTTCCAGTGAAACTCATTAACAATTAATAAGAGGACCTAGTTGGAGCATGCAATGCAACAGGTGCTCATTACATCACGGCAACattacatgtttgtttgtgtgaccAGTCGAGGTTACGCTACACTACATGATAACACGGGGCTGCATTGGCTAATGAGAAGAGAGGCCTGGAGGCTAATTTCAGGATAACACTTAACAAGGGGGCGGCTATGTTGCAGTTGATTCACTTGAAAGGAAATTAACTGATCTGAACATTATCAATTTCTTACTAATTCTTACAGCCTGTAACAACCCACTATGTCCCAAGTTGCTTTTGTCtcagctctttttttattgtttctttccaggcacacactTATTATTCTGCCTCTCTATCTGCCCATGATATCCTCATTCACCACCCTCTCCCTGGGACGGCAGATGGAAACTATGGCCCAGTTCTGCCTTTTGTTCAAGGTCCCTGGAGAGACCTTTTTGGACAGCACATAATCTCACTCATACAAAATGCAAgtgtctgtctttttattaaaatgaaagcagaggAATGCATGCTTTCTGAATATGATTATGGAAATGAGAGTGACTGCAACAGCTTCAAACATTTTGAACGAACCACTTAATGGACTAAGTCTGAACTTTCCACTGAAAAATGTTACTCGCGTTCAAACAATTTAAACACTGTAACTTTTAGTGAATGCTGCCACAACACATGAAAACCCcaaattctgcttttcagaAAGCAGACtgcataaaaacagtaaaagagGATTTTTAACAATGCTGGTTGatttccaaaaaaaagagaaatttagaCAACTGAACAACAGTCTAGTTCAGTTTTTTCTTAGATAAGAAGGTTGCCTCTAGTTCAGGAGAAGGCTAACATAATGCAACAGTTGTGAGCTATGTCCTTGACACCTCTGCATGTTTGGTGAAGCTCTGATGCCAGCTAGTTCAAATCGTTTAAATCTCCCCTAAGCATGTCCTTTGCTTCAAAATCTTCTCCCGGCCTGTTTTTACTCTAGATGCTTGTACAAAAGTTTCTTCGGAACATTTTCCTTTCAATTAACTTTCCAACAATATATTTAGTGCAGGACTGACAACTTTTGTTTACTATTAACCTTGTGTGACTTTTATGGATAATGTCAGCAAGTGTTGCCTTGACAACTATCAAATCAGCAGAGTTTGCTCATGACACTGTAGGCTATAACAGGATATTACTGTTTTCCTTTCTAATTGTGCTATATTCTTATTTTCAAGTTAAAGTCAATGTGGATTTTCATTAGCTATAAGCCATaatcttcaaaaagaaaagcacttaATTTGCACCACTCTGTTTTAATGAAtctgaataaagttttaatttttaaattaaatgactaAAGTTgtcaatgatttattttttactgggatccagctgtaaaaaaaatattttaacttgaaatgtaaacattttaaacggTCGTTTTTGGTAGAAAAGCAGGGGGAAAATACAAACAGACTGAGAAGGTAGACCTGAAGTTCAACGTGACaccaaagtttttctttcagttctcCTCTTCCAAACAGTATCAACACGCGTCAGTGCGTCTCAGGTTTTCCCCTCTCCACCACGGTGTTGTTAGTATTTTTCATAACGTCTAAGTGTAAATAATTAATGGGCATGCAGTGAAACCTTAACCTGCTCAGCATCCCACCTGTCGAAGACACACGACTTATCCCAACTCCTTATATTTTAAGCCAAAACGGCGTGACAACAATCTAAAGAAAGtttaaactcatttttaaatgcaaatcatAGTTTAATGACGATCTTGCAAGCGCATGCAGCTTCACTGGTAAAGAcaagtgtttattttgaagttgtGGCTCATGGTTTTTGCACTGAACCTACTCAAACTCTTCTCAAAGTGCAAACCACAAGAACTCGATTTGCCAAAAGAACTTTACATTTATCAAccattaaaaaatagaaaataacagCCTAAATTATCGATCTACAAAACGTTTCCTAGTTGTTTTTGTGCAGAATGAGCAATTACCTCATTTCCAATAGTGTATTTCTACGGTGAATGTTTacggaaacttgatatcgtctCACCGCGGTTCGAACTCGCTGGAGCTGCCTGTGCGATTATACCGAGATACAGCTCTACTTTCCATTAATTGTGTTAATAATTTAACGcagcattattattttatcatctaCTCTGAAGAAGCGAGCATAAGGGCGCGAGCTGGGATTGGCTGAAGATAGTGGGTGGGGGACAGGACATTTCATCAGGTAGCAAACAGGTTGTTGACGttcataaataatttcataGTGTTTTACTTTTCCGCTCCATGCATCGCTACATTTTTGCGTCGCacataagaaaataagaaaacaataatttctgtttcaaaGCAGCAGGATTTGCTGTCATGAGCCAGTCTCCGGGTCAAATGAAGATACGCCGCGAATATAATGGggatggaaataaacagagGCCATGGGATGTACCtgcgcgcgcgcgcgtgtgtggaGTCTTTTCTTTAGTTCGGAAAAGTGTGTTCCCTCTCGAGTCAGGTCCTCGGGGACACAGTGGGGACCCGCGAGCGCTCACCAGCTGACAGCGCGTGCTCCACCGAGGCCATCCAACACCTCAGCCCACGAGCCAACCAACAATAGGCTGAAATTAATGCACGCTCCACCATTAACAAATCTGGTATGTACCGAATGGACGAGATGGCATCAgttcagagaagaaaagaggataactttttttgcaaaacaaacaaaaaaaaaacaagtaacagACTAAACCACAAACATACATAAAGTCATTTATGAGTGCAGATATTTAAGTTAAAGCCTCATTAGTTTAATGAAACAAAGACTGAAAAgttagaaaacatttagtttgatttataaTTATTTGCACGCCAGTTTCATTATATTATAGGTCCCGttgtacagaaaaataaacttaactgGTAATCAGCAGTTGGAGTTAAGATGctcaaaatatttgtattatacTTTacgataataataataataataataataataataataataataataataataatagatttaAAGacaagttacattttttatactctttattttcaaaatcaaatgaaaataacaaaGAATGGCAAAACgactgtgttattttttttctcatcaactTAAACTATACGGAgttacaaaaagcaaaagtaagAAACATATAAGCAATAAATAGGCTACATTATAAGCATCATTTAATCTCAGCCAGTGAAAGAAACAAAGTCACACAAATTTCTTCcgttgataaaaaaaagaaaaagaaaaacttccaaAAAGGCAGCGATGATGGCTACATTAATTGGGTTACATCTGTTGGAGGTTGGCAGTACTACACTAGCTAACAAAGCACAACTGTATTCTGTGAAGTTTAGGGAAACCAAAATATCGCTGTACTGACAATTCTTTAGCCTCTGGCCCGAATATTTAAAGTGCATGTTCTAAACTTTAGaagttgcaaaataaaatacataatacaaacgaattttcaaatgaaaaacaaaagtcaagaacaatttcaaattatttttacatataaatcTCACGTAAGCAAAAAAGAACGAAACAGTCAATAAAGGCCTGTTTTTGTGGAAGACAGAGTTTTGGTCGGATGGACGTGGGAAATGCCCATGGCGGTGCTGTGCGCGACATGGCAGAGGGGTCGTCCACCCACGTCTTTATGGAAATTTGAAATTGCtggattatatatatatatatatatatatatatatatatatatatatatatatatatatatatatatctgtgtgtgtgtgtgggtgtgtgtgttggcagaACCGAATCAGGCCTTTCGAACAAAGTAACAACAGTTATTGCGGAcacaagaaactttttttttctttgcgaaatgaaaaacaaaggagAAATATTTTCCCTCTGAAGTTACAAGGCTGTAGGTGCTATTGACACGGTTTAATGAAATTTGGTCAATTCTGTTGCAgtgaactatttttatttagtcttttttattcaaaaaactATTTAGAATGACACGGTGGGATGACGGTGGCTGGGTAGCTTGATTTCCGACAGATCATCTTCTTCACTTGAGTGGAGCTCCATTGCTATTTCATCCGAGTCACTGAAGTGGGAGCGCGGGGAAAACTCCCCGTCGCTTCGTGGAGACTCTTTCCTCCCATTCCCGACAAGTGAGGACGAGGAAGAAGGGGAACACATCGCTTTTTCAACTCTGCCAGTGAATGAGTTTTCTTGGAATGAGGAGCGGAATGGCATCCCGTTGATGTGAACAGGTATGGCATCACCAGAGAGGGGCAGAGCcaccgctgtcctgcaggtaaGTGACGGCGACTGGGCAGCCCTTTCTTTTGCCCCTTCAAAACCATCTGCGGGTGACAGCAAAATATCACGCTTTGGTGAACCGTCGGAGTTTTCATTGTTGGTGGACACCGGACCTTGCAGCAACTCGGCCAGAGCGTTGATGTAAATCTGCGCCATCTGCAGAGTTTCGTACTTGGAGAGTTTTTTGTCATTGTCGAACGCCGGGATGACGCTGCGCAGTTCGTCGAACGCGTGGTTCAGCCCGTGCATGCGCCTCCTCTCACGTGCATTGGCGGCCACCCGCCTCTGCCTCTGGACGCCGCTGACGGGCTTGCTGGACTGCGCTCTCTGCCTCAGGGGGGCCTCTTCTTCTGGCCCTGTGATGGTGCCTTTGAGGCGGCACAGGTCCCTGACTTtgagcgaggaagaggagggattCTTGGCAGATCTTCTGTGAATGGGAGGGCTGGGATGGCCCGAGGACCCGGGGGAACAACTCTCTGAAATAAGCAGAGCGAAAAATAACTAGTtaataaatgacaataattGAATTCCCTATTacgaaaaagttttaaaaacaacaacaacaactaatgaatcaaatggaaataaatgatttatttcgCGTGTTCTTACTTTTACTAGTCAAAAGTCCCATatcaaaatttaaatgtgtaaaacatctaaaactctaatttaaaaaaagagaagtatCAATACCTAATCAATGACATTAATCGCTCCTATCTGATGTATTCAAGTGTAATGAGGTCTCTCACCCTGGTAGGAGCCGGTGCTCGGACAGGGCGAGTGCCGCAGGTAGTCGGGTGATGTGGCGTGTGCCGCGCAGGTGCCAGAAGCGTCGGTTAGCCAGGCGCGTGGGTCACTGCCGCCGTCCACGAGCGTATGTCCCGGGTCGTAGCGGGACACCTCGAGTTGAT is a window of Xiphophorus hellerii strain 12219 chromosome 12, Xiphophorus_hellerii-4.1, whole genome shotgun sequence DNA encoding:
- the atoh1a gene encoding protein atonal homolog 1a, yielding MDVLTVEEWSKGAREVAALGALQQERVSTGVVERGGNHQLEVSRYDPGHTLVDGGSDPRAWLTDASGTCAAHATSPDYLRHSPCPSTGSYQESCSPGSSGHPSPPIHRRSAKNPSSSSLKVRDLCRLKGTITGPEEEAPLRQRAQSSKPVSGVQRQRRVAANARERRRMHGLNHAFDELRSVIPAFDNDKKLSKYETLQMAQIYINALAELLQGPVSTNNENSDGSPKRDILLSPADGFEGAKERAAQSPSLTCRTAVALPLSGDAIPVHINGMPFRSSFQENSFTGRVEKAMCSPSSSSSLVGNGRKESPRSDGEFSPRSHFSDSDEIAMELHSSEEDDLSEIKLPSHRHPTVSF